The following proteins are co-located in the Flavobacteriales bacterium TMED191 genome:
- a CDS encoding DUF962 domain-containing protein — protein sequence MKNIQDWFSEYGESHQNKTNKLIHWICIPLIFWSIIALLSLIPDTLLNVFNNPFINDLIHWGTFVIFLGLLFYLRLSXSIFLGMLVFSXLVLLDVYLTVYLFDAHKYWGLFKSXEMDGDLFLLILSIIVFIGSWILQFIGHKIEGKKPSFLKDIQFLLIGPAWLLGFIYKKNNIKL from the coding sequence ATGAAAAATATACAAGATTGGTTTAGTGAATATGGCGAAAGTCATCAAAATAAAACAAATAAATTAATTCACTGGATTTGTATACCATTAATTTTTTGGAGTATTATTGCTCTACTTTCATTAATTCCAGATACATTGCTAAATGTATTTAATAATCCTTTTATTAATGATTTGATACATTGGGGTACTTTCGTAATATTCCTAGGACTTCTTTTTTACTTAAGATTATCAATNTCGATTTTTTTAGGTATGTTGGTGTTTTCANTACTTGTATTATTAGATGTTTATTTAACGGTTTATTTATTTGATGCACACAAGTATTGGGGATTATTTAAATCCTNAGAAATGGATGGCGATTTATTTTTGTTGATTCTTTCTATTATTGTATTTATTGGTTCATGGATTTTACAATTTATTGGACATAAAATCGAGGGAAAAAAACCATCTTTTTTAAAGGATATACAATTCTTACTTATAGGTCCAGCTTGGTTGTTGGGTTTTATTTATAAAAAAAATAATATTAAACTTTAA
- a CDS encoding bifunctional phosphoglucose/phosphomannose isomerase: MKTFIKDFPNHIENAIKIADKSVSKFTLNDISNVIISGQGGSGIAGCIVRNIFYNKISIPIIINQDYKIPKFADDKTLFISSSYSGNTEETINAFHAASKKKCQIICICSDGELLSLAKEHNYNYITIPRGGAPRAMLAYSLTQLLFVLESLHSGSTGINDLKIEMKSISRLLLKKQKEIMKIAKSISSKIGKKMPFIYTYPELEGLAVRFKQQLNENSKRHAFYNIIPEMNHNEIVGWSRNSLCSIPIFINGQSSKENKNRLDITINQISPKVEDLIVIDYDTSSHIEEYFYFLHLVDWVSFFIAENDGVDPNEIDAIHFFKKELKKL, translated from the coding sequence ATGAAAACATTTATTAAGGACTTTCCTAATCATATTGAAAATGCAATTAAAATTGCTGATAAATCAGTAAGTAAATTCACCTTAAATGATATTTCTAATGTTATTATTAGTGGTCAGGGTGGATCTGGTATTGCTGGATGTATAGTTAGAAATATTTTTTATAATAAAATTTCAATACCTATAATTATTAATCAAGATTATAAAATCCCAAAATTTGCCGATGATAAAACTTTATTTATATCATCTTCATACTCTGGAAATACAGAAGAAACAATCAATGCATTTCATGCTGCTTCTAAAAAAAAATGTCAAATAATATGCATATGTTCTGATGGAGAACTTTTATCATTAGCAAAAGAACATAATTATAATTACATTACTATACCTAGAGGAGGTGCTCCTAGGGCTATGCTTGCTTATTCATTGACTCAATTATTATTTGTATTAGAATCATTACATTCTGGATCTACTGGCATTAATGATCTAAAAATTGAGATGAAAAGTATTTCAAGATTACTTCTAAAGAAACAAAAAGAAATTATGAAGATTGCAAAGTCTATTTCTAGTAAAATTGGTAAAAAGATGCCATTTATATATACATATCCTGAATTAGAGGGTCTAGCTGTTCGATTTAAACAACAGCTAAATGAAAACTCAAAGAGACATGCTTTTTATAATATAATACCTGAAATGAATCATAATGAGATTGTTGGGTGGTCTAGAAACAGTTTATGTTCAATTCCTATTTTTATTAATGGTCAATCTAGTAAAGAAAATAAAAATCGTCTTGATATTACAATAAATCAAATAAGTCCAAAAGTAGAAGATTTGATTGTAATTGACTATGATACTAGCTCACACATTGAAGAGTATTTTTATTTTTTGCACCTTGTTGATTGGGTTTCATTTTTTATTGCAGAAAATGACGGTGTTGACCCAAATGAAATTGATGCAATTCATTTCTTTAAAAAAGAACTTAAAAAATTATAG
- a CDS encoding M13 family peptidase, protein MKNSPNIIGLYVIITASIVSIFYFAKPIEPKTNYMKNQFLSTGINLDFMDTTISPKNDFYRYVNGVWLDSAKIPSDQSVWGSFYQLDKETNKDVLAIMESALNDKEVLRTSDQGKAVSMYECFMDLEHRNKLGINPILPYLKKVNLITSITSLQEYMEETSKYGGGSDFLGXYVSTDKKNSMKHSAYLYGGXLGLPDRDYYLLESFSDIRDKYLLHVSRMFKFLGYQDNICEEYAKIILEFETKIASSKMDKVERRDPSKTYNPRSISEIKAMLPMFDWDKYLYNIGIKPDTIIVSDLNYFKTLGQILDANNISEWQIYFKWGILNSSASMLTEEIEIANWEFYSKTLRGAQKQKPRNERAISSLNWSIGQAIGKLYVAKKFPPEAKANAQEMIDNIIEAFKARIQNLTWMNDDTKIKAIDKLEKITVKIGYPDEWKDYSGLDIIPLSEGGTYFNNRMNQSFWSRKENLDKLNKEVNKEEWYMSPQIVNAYYSPSNNEIVFPAGILQPPFYDFQADPAVNYGGIGAVIGHEISHAFDDSGADYDGDGNLVKWWSDEDFEKFNALGDSLAAQYGKIEVLPNLFINGKFTLGENIGDLGGVNSAYDGLQLFLDKNDTIPDIDGFTQNQRFFISWATIWRIKMREEALRTRIMTDPHSPGMYRGYVPLQNVEAFYQAFDINEGNKMYLKPNERVEIW, encoded by the coding sequence ATGAAAAATTCACCAAACATAATTGGATTGTATGTTATAATTACTGCATCTATAGTATCTATATTTTATTTTGCTAAACCAATTGAACCTAAAACTAATTATATGAAAAATCAATTTTTATCTACTGGAATTAACCTAGATTTTATGGACACAACTATTTCTCCTAAGAATGATTTTTATCGTTATGTTAATGGAGTTTGGCTTGATTCAGCAAAAATTCCATCAGATCAAAGTGTTTGGGGTAGTTTTTATCAATTAGATAAAGAAACTAATAAAGATGTGTTAGCAATAATGGAGTCAGCACTAAATGATAAGGAAGTTTTAAGAACAAGTGATCAGGGTAAGGCTGTTTCAATGTATGAATGTTTTATGGATTTAGAACATAGAAATAAATTAGGTATCAATCCAATTTTACCATACTTAAAAAAAGTTAATTTAATTACTAGTATTACCTCTTTACAAGAATATATGGAAGAAACATCGAAATATGGTGGTGGCTCAGATTTCTTAGGCNTATACGTGAGTACTGATAAGAAAAACAGTATGAAACATTCTGCATATTTGTATGGAGGTANTTTAGGTCTCCCAGATAGAGATTATTATCTACTAGAGAGTTTTTCAGATATTAGAGATAAATATTTATTACATGTTTCAAGAATGTTTAAATTTTTAGGTTATCAAGACAATATCTGTGAAGAATATGCCAAAATAATTTTGGAATTTGAAACTAAAATTGCTTCAAGTAAAATGGATAAAGTTGAAAGAAGAGACCCTTCAAAAACATACAATCCAAGGTCTATTTCAGAAATTAAAGCAATGTTGCCAATGTTTGATTGGGATAAATATTTATATAATATTGGAATTAAGCCAGATACCATTATAGTATCTGATTTAAATTACTTCAAAACACTTGGTCAAATTCTAGATGCTAACAATATTTCTGAATGGCAAATATATTTTAAATGGGGGATTTTAAATAGCTCAGCTAGTATGCTTACTGAAGAGATAGAAATAGCTAACTGGGAGTTTTATTCAAAAACCCTAAGAGGTGCACAAAAACAAAAACCTAGAAATGAACGTGCAATATCATCCCTTAATTGGTCAATTGGTCAGGCAATTGGAAAATTATATGTTGCTAAAAAGTTCCCACCAGAAGCTAAAGCCAATGCTCAAGAAATGATTGACAATATTATTGAAGCTTTCAAAGCTAGAATTCAAAATTTAACTTGGATGAACGATGATACAAAGATAAAGGCAATAGATAAGTTAGAGAAGATAACAGTCAAAATAGGTTATCCAGATGAATGGAAAGATTACTCAGGATTAGATATTATTCCACTTAGTGAGGGAGGCACATATTTTAATAATAGAATGAATCAGTCTTTTTGGTCAAGAAAAGAAAATTTAGACAAGCTTAATAAGGAGGTGAATAAAGAGGAATGGTATATGTCACCACAAATTGTAAATGCTTATTATAGTCCTTCTAACAATGAGATTGTTTTTCCCGCAGGTATTTTACAACCACCTTTTTATGATTTTCAAGCTGATCCAGCTGTTAATTATGGTGGTATTGGTGCTGTTATTGGTCATGAAATTTCTCATGCCTTTGATGATTCTGGTGCTGATTATGATGGTGATGGCAATTTAGTTAAATGGTGGTCTGATGAAGATTTTGAAAAATTTAATGCCCTAGGCGATTCATTAGCTGCACAATATGGTAAAATTGAAGTGCTTCCTAATTTATTTATTAACGGAAAATTTACATTAGGTGAGAATATTGGTGATTTAGGAGGTGTTAATTCTGCTTACGATGGATTGCAATTGTTTCTAGATAAAAATGATACAATTCCTGATATTGATGGTTTTACTCAAAATCAAAGATTTTTCATTTCTTGGGCAACCATTTGGAGAATTAAAATGAGAGAAGAAGCATTAAGGACTAGAATTATGACAGACCCACATTCTCCAGGTATGTACCGAGGCTATGTCCCATTACAAAATGTAGAAGCTTTTTATCAAGCTTTTGACATAAATGAAGGAAATAAAATGTACTTAAAACCTAATGAAAGAGTAGAAATTTGGTAA
- the cdd gene encoding cytidine deaminase, producing the protein MKKNFTFSYHEITNLNEVSDLDKDLMYQASEAMKNSYSSYSNFSVGAALILENNQIVIGSNQENASFPCGICAERVAIFSASANFPNIRVKKIAITANSHNFEIQEPVGPCGACRQVLLEYEEKQNSNIEILLFDCKKIIKIASAKDLLPLYFQENQLKSIKK; encoded by the coding sequence ATGAAAAAAAACTTTACATTTTCTTACCACGAGATTACTAATTTGAATGAGGTTTCAGATTTAGATAAAGATTTAATGTATCAAGCTAGTGAAGCCATGAAAAATTCATATTCTTCATATTCAAATTTTAGTGTAGGTGCTGCATTGATTTTAGAAAATAATCAAATTGTTATAGGTTCAAATCAGGAAAATGCCTCTTTTCCTTGTGGTATATGTGCTGAGCGTGTTGCAATTTTTTCTGCTAGTGCTAATTTTCCTAATATTAGAGTTAAAAAAATTGCCATAACAGCTAATTCACATAATTTTGAGATACAAGAACCAGTAGGACCTTGTGGTGCATGTCGTCAAGTTTTACTTGAATATGAAGAAAAACAAAATAGTAATATTGAGATCTTACTATTTGATTGTAAAAAAATTATTAAGATTGCAAGTGCTAAAGATTTATTACCCTTGTATTTTCAAGAAAATCAATTAAAATCAATTAAAAAATGA